One window from the genome of Streptomyces sp. NBC_01476 encodes:
- a CDS encoding MarR family winged helix-turn-helix transcriptional regulator → MDDHLDPGTIAASLLVGVGALLRRVRQVPTDGGLTMPERTALSHLARSGPTTSSALAREVQITAQAMGATLSTLRDRGLVERRPDPDDGRRVVLTVSDAGQQALKDKRNARTELIAQALTGGAFTPAELEQLAAAGPLLERLAQNI, encoded by the coding sequence ATGGACGATCATCTGGATCCCGGCACGATCGCCGCTTCCCTGCTCGTAGGTGTCGGTGCGCTGCTGCGCCGCGTACGGCAGGTGCCCACCGACGGCGGACTCACGATGCCCGAGCGGACCGCCCTGTCGCACCTGGCCCGCTCGGGTCCCACCACCTCCTCGGCGCTGGCCCGGGAGGTGCAGATCACCGCGCAGGCCATGGGAGCGACGCTCAGCACGCTGCGGGACCGCGGCCTGGTCGAACGCCGCCCGGACCCGGACGACGGCAGGCGCGTGGTGCTGACGGTGTCCGACGCCGGTCAGCAGGCGCTGAAGGACAAGCGCAACGCGCGGACCGAACTCATCGCCCAGGCCCTGACCGGTGGCGCGTTCACCCCGGCGGAGCTGGAGCAGCTCGCGGCGGCCGGCCCGCTGCTGGAGCGACTGGCCCAGAACATCTGA
- a CDS encoding MarR family winged helix-turn-helix transcriptional regulator — protein MSPTPPGPGQTGASAEAAAGTGLESDLGWAIRLVSGAFRKVATSSVTDLPGGPRGYLVLVAVAAGQPRSQLALAQQLALDRTVMTYLIDDLESNGLVTRRPDPADRRARQVLITAAGTTALAQARRRLGEAEARLLTDLDPAEARQLRALLERVAQTARREAITPDDDC, from the coding sequence ATGAGCCCCACACCACCTGGACCAGGTCAGACGGGGGCGTCGGCCGAGGCCGCCGCCGGCACGGGTCTGGAATCGGATCTGGGGTGGGCCATCAGGCTGGTCTCCGGCGCCTTCCGCAAGGTCGCCACCAGCTCGGTCACCGATCTGCCCGGCGGCCCGCGCGGCTACCTCGTGCTGGTGGCGGTCGCCGCCGGACAGCCCCGCTCACAGCTGGCACTCGCCCAGCAACTCGCCCTGGACCGTACCGTCATGACGTATCTGATCGACGACCTGGAATCCAACGGTCTGGTCACCCGCCGGCCCGACCCGGCCGACCGCCGCGCCCGCCAGGTCCTCATCACCGCGGCAGGCACCACCGCCCTCGCGCAAGCCCGCCGACGCCTCGGTGAGGCGGAAGCGCGACTGCTGACAGACCTCGACCCGGCAGAGGCGCGCCAACTGCGCGCCCTGCTCGAACGAGTCGCCCAGACGGCCCGGCGCGAGGCGATCACCCCGGACGACGACTGCTGA
- a CDS encoding SDR family NAD(P)-dependent oxidoreductase has protein sequence MNSATTLTGTALVTGATAGIGRAVALGLAARGAEVVAHGRDLDRGARLVEEITAHGGRARFVAADLTDAKEVARLAAEAGEVEILVNNAGIYEFTSTPDTDTDSFDRQFAVNTRAPFLLVGALAPAMAARGHGSIINITSSAATSPAPVGGAYGASKAGIEALTRSWATEFGTQGVRINGVSPGPVRTAGTTAMLGENVEMLGQANVRGRVGEPEEIAEIVLFLAGPASSYINGTVISATGGERSSLPG, from the coding sequence ATGAACTCCGCCACCACACTGACCGGCACCGCACTTGTGACAGGTGCGACAGCGGGCATCGGCCGCGCCGTGGCCTTGGGTCTCGCCGCCCGCGGCGCCGAGGTCGTCGCGCACGGACGGGATCTCGACCGGGGCGCCCGGCTGGTGGAGGAGATCACCGCACACGGTGGCCGCGCCCGGTTCGTCGCAGCAGACCTCACCGATGCCAAGGAAGTCGCCCGGCTCGCAGCAGAGGCCGGCGAGGTCGAGATCCTGGTGAACAACGCGGGTATCTACGAGTTCACCAGCACCCCGGACACCGACACGGACAGCTTCGACCGGCAGTTCGCCGTCAACACCCGCGCCCCGTTCCTCCTCGTCGGCGCGCTGGCCCCGGCGATGGCCGCGCGCGGACACGGCTCCATCATCAACATCACCTCCAGCGCGGCGACGTCCCCGGCGCCGGTCGGGGGTGCCTACGGCGCGTCCAAGGCGGGTATCGAGGCGCTGACCCGCTCCTGGGCGACCGAGTTCGGGACCCAGGGTGTGCGGATCAACGGCGTCTCACCCGGACCGGTCCGCACCGCGGGCACCACCGCGATGCTGGGGGAGAACGTCGAGATGCTCGGGCAGGCCAACGTACGCGGCCGGGTCGGCGAGCCCGAGGAGATCGCCGAGATCGTACTGTTCCTGGCCGGCCCGGCCAGCAGCTACATCAACGGCACGGTCATCTCGGCCACCGGTGGCGAGCGCAGCTCCCTGCCCGGCTGA
- a CDS encoding RidA family protein encodes MTREEIRSSDAPAPGGAYAQAVVANGFLYTAGTGPHDPGTGEVVGDTIAEQTQQVLRNLSALLAVRGLTFADVVKVTAHLADLHRDYAAYNAVYERTLPRPYPVRTTVGSTLDHKLVEIDMVAVLRP; translated from the coding sequence ATGACCAGGGAAGAGATCCGCAGCAGCGACGCCCCCGCGCCGGGGGGAGCGTACGCGCAAGCCGTCGTCGCCAACGGGTTTCTCTACACCGCGGGCACCGGACCGCACGACCCCGGCACCGGGGAGGTCGTCGGTGACACCATCGCCGAGCAGACGCAGCAGGTGCTGCGCAACCTCAGCGCGCTGCTCGCGGTCCGCGGTCTGACGTTCGCCGACGTCGTCAAGGTGACGGCACACCTCGCCGACCTGCACCGCGACTACGCGGCATACAACGCCGTCTACGAACGGACGCTGCCCCGTCCCTATCCGGTACGGACCACCGTGGGCTCGACGCTCGACCACAAACTCGTCGAGATCGACATGGTGGCCGTGCTGCGGCCGTGA
- a CDS encoding NAD(P)H-binding protein produces the protein MTRYVLTGTTGRLGSRILRSVLEKGLIPPTDLVISSSNPARVPPVARRHGVEIRRGSYTDPASMKSAFSGADVLFLMSHPDPGVQRVQFHKNAIETARAVGVDTVIYSSMMLGGETGLDSVIGIQQGHIHTMRYLAQSGIDHVIVRQGIYAEAWGHYVGFDPRTVRQGDPRPAEWVVPQDIAIAWTALDELGEGNAAVLADYRNHLGQTLRLTGPKATRISEIARVVEARTGRTVNLRFAGRHPFYEGLANGEGEVVDPLLGQLLGRPPKGIEEMPDELFG, from the coding sequence ATGACTCGCTACGTGCTGACCGGCACAACAGGCCGCCTGGGGTCCCGGATACTGCGCAGCGTTCTGGAGAAAGGACTGATCCCGCCCACCGATCTCGTCATCTCGTCCTCGAACCCCGCTCGCGTCCCGCCCGTCGCGCGCCGGCACGGAGTCGAGATCCGACGGGGGAGTTACACGGACCCCGCATCGATGAAGTCGGCCTTCAGCGGCGCCGACGTCCTGTTTCTCATGTCCCACCCCGACCCCGGTGTTCAGCGCGTCCAGTTCCACAAGAACGCGATCGAGACGGCCCGGGCCGTGGGGGTCGACACGGTGATCTACTCGAGCATGATGCTGGGTGGCGAGACCGGGCTGGACAGTGTGATCGGTATCCAGCAGGGCCACATCCACACCATGCGCTACCTGGCGCAGAGCGGGATCGACCACGTCATCGTGCGGCAGGGGATCTACGCCGAAGCCTGGGGGCACTACGTCGGCTTCGACCCCCGGACGGTCAGGCAGGGGGACCCGCGACCGGCCGAATGGGTTGTTCCCCAGGACATCGCCATCGCCTGGACCGCACTGGACGAACTCGGCGAGGGCAACGCTGCTGTCCTGGCCGACTACCGGAACCACCTCGGGCAGACACTCCGGCTGACCGGGCCGAAGGCCACCAGGATCAGCGAGATCGCCCGCGTGGTGGAGGCGAGGACCGGCCGTACCGTGAACCTCCGGTTCGCCGGCCGGCACCCCTTCTACGAAGGGCTGGCGAACGGTGAGGGCGAAGTGGTCGACCCCCTGCTCGGGCAGCTGCTCGGCCGCCCGCCGAAGGGCATCGAGGAGATGCCCGACGAGCTGTTCGGCTGA
- a CDS encoding ArsR/SmtB family transcription factor — protein MTEAKEQPAVEQLALGALFAALADPLRRSIVEELLREPVGARRKCSSFGVGVPRSSMTHHFKVLREAGLITQFDYGNRAEVMLRRADVDARFPGLLDLVALGSRQTVATPEDAGAVN, from the coding sequence GTGACCGAAGCCAAGGAGCAGCCGGCTGTGGAGCAGCTCGCGCTGGGGGCACTGTTCGCCGCTCTCGCCGACCCGCTCCGGCGCTCGATCGTCGAGGAGCTGCTCCGCGAGCCGGTCGGTGCCCGCCGCAAGTGTTCGAGCTTCGGCGTCGGTGTGCCGAGGTCGTCCATGACACATCACTTCAAGGTCCTCCGCGAGGCCGGGCTGATCACGCAGTTCGACTACGGGAATCGCGCCGAGGTGATGCTGCGCCGGGCGGATGTCGACGCACGGTTCCCCGGACTGCTCGACCTCGTCGCGCTCGGCAGCCGGCAGACCGTCGCCACTCCGGAAGACGCCGGGGCCGTCAACTAG
- the amaP gene encoding alkaline shock response membrane anchor protein AmaP — MRRTTVNRILLALIGLVLLALGVAVLIGSLDLQRHWDFTLPSSWPFDGPKDVLLSDHDRTRYRSDDWWWPVVIAALAVIFVIGLWWLLAQARTRRLRQLRIDSGDGQGALVRGRALESVLSAESEAYEGVEWAGAALVARHGTPQARLVLGLAPHATPVDVVAGLDAAVLAHARSSARLDELPTEARLRAVRHRARRVS, encoded by the coding sequence ATGCGGCGCACCACGGTCAACCGGATCCTGCTCGCTCTCATTGGCCTGGTGCTGCTCGCGCTGGGCGTCGCGGTGCTGATCGGCAGCCTCGACCTGCAGCGGCACTGGGACTTCACGCTGCCCTCCTCGTGGCCGTTCGACGGGCCCAAGGACGTGCTGCTCAGCGACCATGACCGGACCCGCTACCGTTCGGACGACTGGTGGTGGCCGGTGGTCATCGCGGCGCTCGCGGTGATCTTCGTGATCGGCCTGTGGTGGCTGCTGGCCCAGGCCCGCACCCGGCGGCTGCGCCAGCTGCGGATCGACAGCGGCGACGGCCAGGGCGCACTGGTCCGCGGCCGGGCCCTGGAAAGCGTGCTCAGCGCGGAGTCCGAGGCCTACGAGGGCGTGGAATGGGCCGGCGCGGCACTCGTCGCCCGGCACGGCACACCCCAGGCCCGCCTCGTACTGGGCCTGGCCCCCCACGCCACCCCGGTCGACGTCGTGGCCGGCCTGGACGCGGCAGTACTCGCCCACGCCCGCTCCTCGGCCCGCCTCGACGAACTCCCCACCGAAGCAAGGCTGCGGGCCGTCCGCCACCGCGCCCGCCGAGTCAGCTGA
- a CDS encoding DUF6286 domain-containing protein has product MSHIEPPADSAPDGEPTREPPTAVGVREPFPEPDGSRRYAGPEEEPGAAKRFWSGRRVPSAITAALASALAVLFLQDVVSVRADNTAQHWRRALAHQLATRHLDDTWVILGASVCAALGLWLLVLAVTPGERAVLPMARRGPSGVRAGLDRHAAELVLRDRAMEVPGVRSVKVAVGRRHIRAHAASHFRELSDVRQDVSSTLGQAVRQLGLAKPPRLRVRVRRAEKSV; this is encoded by the coding sequence GTGAGCCACATCGAGCCTCCTGCGGACTCCGCGCCGGACGGCGAGCCCACCCGTGAACCGCCCACCGCGGTCGGTGTCCGCGAGCCCTTCCCGGAACCCGACGGAAGCCGGCGGTACGCGGGGCCGGAAGAGGAACCCGGGGCGGCCAAACGGTTCTGGTCCGGGCGCCGGGTGCCCTCGGCGATCACCGCCGCCCTGGCCTCCGCCCTTGCCGTGCTGTTCCTCCAGGACGTGGTGTCCGTGCGCGCCGACAACACGGCGCAGCACTGGCGCCGGGCACTCGCTCATCAGCTGGCCACCCGGCATCTGGACGACACCTGGGTCATCCTCGGCGCCTCGGTGTGCGCCGCGCTCGGGCTGTGGCTCCTGGTGCTGGCCGTCACCCCCGGTGAGCGCGCGGTGCTGCCGATGGCACGCCGCGGACCGTCGGGCGTCCGCGCCGGGCTCGACCGGCACGCCGCCGAACTGGTCCTGCGCGACCGGGCGATGGAGGTGCCCGGCGTCCGCTCGGTCAAGGTGGCGGTCGGCCGCCGCCACATCAGGGCCCACGCCGCCTCGCACTTCCGCGAACTGTCCGACGTACGGCAGGACGTGAGCAGCACCCTCGGGCAGGCGGTCCGTCAGCTCGGCCTCGCCAAGCCACCGCGTCTCCGGGTGCGGGTCCGGCGTGCCGAGAAAAGTGTGTGA
- a CDS encoding Asp23/Gls24 family envelope stress response protein, giving the protein MAAPVPAQLPPAERGSVRIADRVIAKIASQAAGEVLAGAPGADLVPRAATAHASVSVRKNTARLRLTLELGYPADLGAVSASVRRHVAVRVEALTGMAVPEVAVEIERLHSATARRKDEGRVQ; this is encoded by the coding sequence ATGGCCGCACCCGTTCCGGCTCAACTGCCGCCCGCCGAACGGGGGTCGGTGCGGATCGCCGACCGGGTGATCGCCAAGATCGCCTCCCAGGCGGCCGGTGAGGTCCTCGCCGGCGCGCCCGGCGCCGACCTGGTACCCCGCGCGGCAACCGCGCACGCCTCGGTGTCGGTGCGCAAGAACACCGCCCGGCTGCGCCTCACCCTGGAGCTCGGCTACCCCGCCGACCTCGGTGCGGTGAGCGCGTCGGTACGCCGCCATGTCGCGGTCCGCGTCGAGGCGTTGACGGGCATGGCGGTCCCCGAGGTAGCCGTCGAGATCGAGCGGCTGCACTCCGCGACCGCCCGCCGCAAAGACGAGGGGAGGGTCCAGTGA
- a CDS encoding Asp23/Gls24 family envelope stress response protein, translated as MTDAQRGTQEAGDTSPPREARTLEKSDSGRKALGAPASRGRTTIADGVVEKIAGMAARDVVGVHAMGTGMSRTFGAVRDRVPGGRTSVSRGVKAEVGEVQTALDLDIVVDYGVSIVEVARVVRENVITAVERMTGLEVVEVNIAVGDVKLPDEEDDDDGEQRVQ; from the coding sequence ATGACCGACGCGCAGCGAGGCACACAGGAAGCGGGCGACACCTCGCCTCCCCGCGAGGCAAGGACGCTGGAGAAGAGCGACTCCGGGCGGAAGGCGCTCGGCGCCCCGGCCTCCCGCGGCCGCACCACCATCGCCGACGGCGTGGTGGAGAAGATCGCCGGCATGGCCGCCCGGGACGTGGTGGGCGTGCACGCCATGGGCACCGGCATGTCCCGCACCTTCGGCGCGGTCCGCGACCGGGTGCCCGGCGGCAGGACCTCGGTGTCCCGCGGCGTCAAGGCCGAGGTCGGCGAGGTACAGACCGCGCTCGACCTGGACATCGTCGTCGACTACGGCGTCTCGATCGTCGAGGTCGCCCGCGTGGTGCGGGAGAACGTCATCACCGCGGTCGAGCGGATGACCGGCCTCGAAGTGGTCGAAGTCAACATCGCCGTCGGCGACGTGAAGCTCCCCGACGAGGAGGACGATGACGACGGTGAGCAGCGTGTCCAGTAG
- a CDS encoding aldo/keto reductase — protein sequence MRRTTLGTLEVSAQGLGCMGMSEYYGPTDWDTSIETIHRAVELGVSLLDTADQYGAGHNEVLVGRAVHDRRDQVEIATKFGIDRSAGDDARLLRGDAPYVKRSCEASLLRLGVEVIDLYYLHRPPQNAEIEETVGAMAELVKEGKVRHLGLSEVDGDLLRRAHAVHPITAVQSEYSLWTRDVEAVAPVMAELGVGLVAYSPLGRGFLTGTVDRAGLDGSDFRSRNARFQADANQAIADTVRQVAERIGAAPAQVALAWVYAQADRLGVPIVPIPGTKRTRWLEQNVASLDVTLDDAALAQLQPLADQVAGERYGVSR from the coding sequence ATGAGAAGGACCACGCTGGGCACCCTTGAGGTGTCCGCCCAGGGCCTGGGCTGCATGGGTATGAGCGAGTACTACGGGCCGACCGACTGGGACACCTCGATCGAGACCATCCACCGCGCGGTCGAGCTCGGCGTGTCCCTGCTCGACACCGCCGACCAGTACGGTGCCGGCCACAACGAGGTGCTGGTCGGCCGGGCCGTCCACGACCGCCGCGACCAGGTCGAGATCGCCACGAAGTTCGGTATCGACCGCAGCGCCGGCGACGACGCCCGCCTCCTGCGCGGGGACGCGCCTTACGTCAAGCGCTCGTGCGAGGCGTCACTGCTCCGGCTCGGGGTCGAGGTGATCGACCTCTACTACCTGCACCGGCCTCCGCAGAACGCCGAGATCGAGGAGACCGTGGGCGCGATGGCCGAACTCGTGAAGGAGGGCAAGGTCCGGCACCTCGGCCTCTCCGAGGTGGACGGCGATCTGCTGCGCCGCGCCCATGCCGTCCACCCGATCACGGCGGTGCAGAGCGAGTACTCGCTGTGGACCCGCGACGTCGAGGCGGTGGCCCCCGTGATGGCCGAACTGGGCGTCGGTCTGGTGGCGTACTCGCCGCTCGGCCGCGGCTTCCTCACCGGCACCGTCGACCGGGCCGGCCTGGACGGCTCCGACTTCCGCAGCCGCAACGCGCGGTTCCAGGCCGACGCCAACCAGGCCATCGCCGACACCGTCCGCCAGGTCGCCGAGCGCATCGGTGCGGCACCCGCCCAGGTCGCCCTGGCCTGGGTGTACGCCCAGGCCGACCGGCTCGGCGTGCCGATCGTGCCCATCCCCGGCACGAAGCGGACCCGCTGGCTGGAGCAGAACGTCGCCTCGCTGGACGTCACGCTCGACGACGCCGCGCTCGCGCAACTTCAGCCGCTGGCCGACCAGGTGGCGGGCGAGCGGTACGGCGTCAGCCGCTGA
- a CDS encoding helix-turn-helix domain-containing protein, which yields MNHSEWRTRRHRQLIGEHLDADPEYDRVYEEARLAMTLGKAVYDRRKQLGLSEADLAERLHATTDEIEGIETATELPPIAVIMRLARALDLTVDVHLAPGDEPTVTIVTPAA from the coding sequence ATGAACCACAGCGAATGGAGGACCCGCCGCCATCGACAACTGATCGGCGAACACCTCGACGCCGACCCCGAGTACGACCGCGTCTACGAAGAAGCCAGACTGGCCATGACGCTGGGTAAGGCCGTCTACGACCGGCGCAAGCAACTCGGGCTGAGCGAGGCCGACCTGGCCGAGCGCCTGCATGCCACCACCGACGAGATCGAAGGCATCGAGACCGCCACCGAACTGCCACCCATCGCCGTCATCATGCGCCTGGCCCGAGCCCTGGACCTCACCGTCGACGTGCACCTCGCCCCTGGGGATGAGCCCACCGTCACCATCGTCACCCCAGCCGCCTGA
- a CDS encoding type II toxin-antitoxin system RelE/ParE family toxin, with product MDSGRYSIEIEPEVRLWLENIPAHHYKQAERVADLLVEQRTTLDEPHSRHLGGKLRELRFRLGDVHQRITYWLAPDRRVVLLTVFRKTKMREQAEVELAHAAQRLCEAEHQAAAEHDLYSRDLKENR from the coding sequence ATGGATAGCGGGCGGTACTCGATCGAGATCGAGCCGGAGGTGCGGCTGTGGCTGGAGAACATTCCCGCCCATCACTACAAGCAGGCTGAACGCGTCGCCGACCTGCTTGTCGAGCAGCGCACCACGCTCGACGAACCGCACTCCCGCCACCTGGGCGGCAAGCTCCGCGAGCTGCGCTTCCGCCTCGGTGATGTTCACCAGCGCATCACCTACTGGCTCGCACCCGACCGTCGCGTCGTGCTGCTCACCGTGTTCCGCAAGACCAAGATGCGCGAGCAGGCCGAAGTGGAGCTCGCGCACGCCGCTCAACGGCTGTGCGAAGCCGAGCACCAGGCAGCCGCCGAACACGACCTCTACAGCCGCGACCTGAAGGAGAACCGATGA
- a CDS encoding GntR family transcriptional regulator: MSQPDGTLLNYERIAEDLRGQIRAKALPPGAPLPSQSQLMKQYGASSLTVQKAMSLLREEGWAVSRPGKGAFVSQKKDTEDAFRTVATALEQQIRTGTLAPGGLLPSRETLAEQFGTSLTVIDTALTLLAQQQWLTPDETGRSLDIHVQRADHPKMTALLTQPTPPQGDAGGDAATRSRVEALEGALTGALEQIAELRERVETLEASSRTRKAPGRKTS, encoded by the coding sequence GTGTCGCAGCCCGACGGCACCCTGCTGAACTACGAGCGCATCGCCGAAGATCTCAGAGGGCAGATTCGCGCCAAGGCGCTGCCTCCGGGGGCGCCGCTGCCCTCGCAGAGCCAGCTCATGAAGCAGTACGGCGCCTCCAGCCTCACCGTGCAGAAAGCCATGTCCCTGCTCCGCGAGGAGGGCTGGGCCGTCTCCCGCCCCGGCAAGGGAGCCTTCGTCTCCCAGAAGAAGGACACCGAGGACGCCTTCCGCACGGTGGCCACCGCACTGGAACAGCAGATCCGCACCGGCACCCTCGCCCCCGGCGGCCTCCTCCCGTCCCGCGAAACCCTCGCCGAACAGTTCGGCACCTCGCTCACCGTGATCGACACGGCCCTGACGCTGCTGGCCCAGCAGCAGTGGCTCACCCCGGACGAGACCGGCCGCAGCCTGGACATCCACGTCCAGCGCGCCGACCACCCGAAGATGACCGCCCTGCTCACCCAGCCCACACCTCCCCAGGGAGATGCCGGCGGCGACGCTGCCACACGGTCACGCGTCGAGGCCCTGGAAGGCGCGCTCACCGGCGCCCTGGAACAGATCGCGGAACTCCGCGAGCGCGTCGAGACCCTCGAAGCCAGCAGCAGGACCAGGAAGGCCCCCGGCCGCAAGACCAGCTGA
- a CDS encoding SCO3933 family regulatory protein, with amino-acid sequence MLLFLNPTTPAGTPTPSHQESTHAFPPDRHHRHARHARHPAPQGEDFATDKDTGAPLVVADVMVVLDGRAEMLQVTVPETGITKGIKPGATITFTALTASAWENTFNGQMRHGIAFRATALTAKAA; translated from the coding sequence GTGCTGCTGTTCCTGAACCCGACCACCCCGGCGGGCACACCAACCCCCTCCCACCAGGAGTCCACCCATGCGTTCCCTCCCGATCGACACCACCGCCATGCACGCCATGCTCGGCACCCTGCGCCCCAAGGTGAGGACTTCGCCACCGACAAGGACACCGGCGCACCGCTCGTCGTCGCCGACGTCATGGTCGTCCTCGACGGCCGCGCCGAAATGCTCCAGGTCACCGTCCCGGAGACCGGCATCACCAAGGGCATCAAGCCCGGCGCCACCATCACGTTCACCGCCCTGACCGCCTCCGCCTGGGAGAACACCTTCAACGGGCAGATGCGCCACGGCATCGCGTTCCGCGCCACCGCACTCACCGCGAAGGCCGCCTGA
- a CDS encoding FtsK/SpoIIIE domain-containing protein has translation MTTLHAFLSSAAVMWWLLIPLVALIAGRMLFTGVRWLRADTETRVSLRQARRIRRTWRRLAPMAELAVKDPTPTQLQQLRSDGTPAPAKVRIPRITTRADTFGVTVTATALPRVGLEAWQDAADDLRNGWGMQRVKVTQPRPGTITARGFRREPLDAPIPSPLLHHDGTPALTPGTLTSGDDVLLGWDEDGTPIRVNLAAGAHGLIAGVTRSGKSITVNTLLASASLTRDVRLVVIDPNLAAAAPWWRTAHRVCSATHPDEATEVLAGVRAEMRRREALFWSARTDRITAFSNDLPLLLVVIDEVANYTRHTDRKARERFEAELLAIASQGAKFGVRLWLITQKPSADVLSTAMRTNLSARICHRVDTVEDFLHLFPDGRDLEVTAADRELPAGVAIAAIGAMRTLVRMRSAHLPTEACWQISETLCHAGRQIRNLPSSAIGTVSAVPGKATG, from the coding sequence ATGACAACCCTCCACGCCTTCCTGAGCTCGGCGGCCGTGATGTGGTGGCTCCTCATACCCCTGGTAGCTCTCATCGCCGGGCGGATGCTGTTCACGGGCGTCCGCTGGCTGCGGGCCGACACCGAGACCCGCGTCAGCCTCCGGCAGGCCCGCCGTATCCGCCGCACCTGGCGCAGGCTCGCCCCCATGGCCGAACTCGCCGTCAAGGACCCCACCCCGACCCAACTCCAGCAACTCCGGTCGGACGGAACCCCGGCACCGGCGAAGGTCCGTATCCCGCGCATCACCACCCGCGCTGACACCTTCGGCGTCACCGTCACCGCCACCGCACTGCCCCGCGTCGGACTGGAAGCCTGGCAGGACGCAGCCGACGACCTCCGCAACGGCTGGGGCATGCAACGGGTCAAGGTCACCCAGCCCCGCCCCGGAACCATCACCGCCCGGGGATTCCGCCGCGAACCCCTCGACGCCCCCATCCCCTCACCCCTGCTCCACCACGACGGCACCCCCGCCCTCACCCCCGGCACGCTCACCTCCGGTGATGATGTGCTGCTCGGTTGGGACGAGGACGGCACCCCGATTCGGGTCAACCTCGCCGCCGGGGCGCACGGCCTCATCGCCGGCGTGACCCGTTCCGGGAAGTCGATCACCGTCAACACCCTCCTGGCGTCCGCGTCGCTGACGCGCGATGTCCGCCTGGTGGTGATCGATCCCAACCTCGCCGCCGCCGCACCCTGGTGGCGCACCGCCCACCGGGTCTGCTCGGCCACCCATCCCGACGAGGCCACCGAGGTCCTGGCCGGGGTGCGGGCGGAGATGCGCAGGCGCGAGGCACTGTTCTGGTCCGCGCGCACCGACCGGATCACCGCCTTCAGCAATGACCTGCCCCTGCTGCTGGTCGTCATCGACGAGGTCGCCAACTACACCCGCCACACCGACCGCAAGGCCCGTGAACGGTTCGAGGCCGAACTGCTCGCCATCGCCAGCCAGGGCGCCAAATTCGGGGTGCGGCTGTGGCTGATCACCCAGAAACCCTCCGCCGACGTGCTGTCCACCGCGATGCGCACCAACCTCTCCGCACGCATCTGCCACCGCGTCGACACCGTCGAGGACTTCCTCCACCTCTTCCCCGACGGCCGCGACCTGGAAGTCACCGCAGCCGACCGCGAACTCCCCGCCGGTGTCGCCATCGCCGCGATCGGCGCCATGCGCACCCTGGTACGGATGCGGTCGGCCCACCTGCCCACCGAAGCCTGCTGGCAGATCAGCGAAACCCTCTGCCACGCAGGCCGCCAAATCCGCAACCTCCCCAGCAGCGCCATCGGCACAGTCAGCGCGGTTCCCGGCAAGGCCACCGGCTGA